One genomic region from Proteus vulgaris encodes:
- the hemF gene encoding oxygen-dependent coproporphyrinogen oxidase translates to MNLPDIHRVKEFFLSLQDTICRSLENIDQKATFQQDNWERKEGGGGRTRVLTNGALFEQAGVNFSHVYGDTLPKSATAHRPELAGRRFQAMGVSLVIHPLNPYIPTSHANVRFFIAEKDGEDPVWWFGGGFDLTPYYGFEEDVIHWHKVAKSVCTPFSEDYYPRYKKWCDDYFYIKHRNEPRGVGGLFFDDLNTPDFDHCFEFVQHVGLGYLDAYLPIVEKRKSMPWGERERQFQLYRRGRYVEFNLVWDRGTLFGLQSGGRTESILMSMPPLVRFEYDYSPEPNTPEAKLYSDFLIQKEWV, encoded by the coding sequence ATGAATTTACCTGATATTCATCGCGTTAAAGAGTTTTTCTTATCACTACAAGATACGATTTGTCGCTCTCTTGAAAACATAGACCAAAAAGCCACTTTTCAGCAAGATAACTGGGAAAGAAAAGAAGGAGGTGGCGGTCGTACTCGCGTTTTAACCAATGGCGCTCTTTTTGAACAAGCTGGCGTTAATTTTTCGCATGTTTATGGTGACACATTACCAAAATCGGCCACTGCACATCGCCCTGAATTAGCAGGTCGTCGTTTTCAAGCTATGGGTGTTTCATTAGTTATTCACCCTCTTAATCCTTATATTCCGACTTCTCATGCCAATGTCCGTTTTTTTATTGCTGAAAAAGACGGTGAAGATCCCGTTTGGTGGTTTGGTGGTGGGTTTGATTTAACCCCTTACTATGGATTTGAAGAAGACGTTATTCATTGGCATAAAGTTGCTAAATCAGTTTGTACGCCTTTTAGTGAAGATTATTACCCTCGTTATAAAAAGTGGTGTGATGATTACTTTTATATTAAACACCGCAATGAACCTCGTGGTGTAGGTGGCCTTTTCTTTGATGATTTAAATACTCCAGATTTCGACCACTGTTTCGAGTTTGTCCAACATGTGGGCCTTGGTTATCTTGATGCTTATTTACCTATTGTTGAAAAGCGCAAATCCATGCCTTGGGGAGAGCGTGAACGTCAATTCCAACTCTATCGCCGTGGTCGTTATGTTGAATTTAATTTAGTGTGGGATAGAGGCACATTATTTGGCTTGCAAAGTGGTGGAAGAACAGAGTCAATTTTAATGTCTATGCCACCTTTAGTTCGTTTTGAATATGATTACTCCCCCGAACCAAATACCCCAGAAGCAAAGTTATACAGTGACTTTTTGATCCAAAAAGAGTGGGTATAG
- a CDS encoding type II toxin-antitoxin system RelE/ParE family toxin, producing MWVVITKLPFEEWFEVQPNYLQDEILAVLCVLRENGPLLGRPYVDTLSGSKFMNMKELRIQVKGQPIRICFAFDNSRQAIILCAGNKKGRNEKQFYNNLIKTADEQFRIHLSELEE from the coding sequence ATGTGGGTAGTCATAACAAAATTGCCTTTTGAAGAATGGTTTGAAGTTCAACCAAATTATCTTCAAGACGAAATATTAGCTGTTCTTTGTGTTCTTCGAGAAAATGGGCCTCTTCTTGGACGCCCTTATGTTGACACTCTTTCTGGATCAAAATTTATGAATATGAAAGAGTTAAGAATACAAGTTAAAGGTCAACCTATTAGAATATGTTTCGCATTCGATAATTCTAGGCAAGCAATTATCTTATGTGCAGGTAATAAGAAAGGTCGAAATGAAAAACAGTTTTACAATAATCTTATAAAAACAGCAGATGAACAATTTCGTATTCACCTATCAGAATTGGAGGAGTGA
- a CDS encoding helix-turn-helix domain-containing protein, which produces MATLDEMLAKRTPDSRKRIEARVKEIQRELTLAKIREELHISQTQLATSLGVKQPAIAKMERVDNDLKISTLKRYVDAIGGKLAIDITLPNGEKIALNL; this is translated from the coding sequence ATGGCAACTTTAGATGAAATGCTAGCAAAAAGAACACCAGATAGTCGTAAAAGAATTGAAGCTAGAGTTAAAGAAATTCAGCGTGAACTCACATTAGCGAAAATACGAGAAGAACTACATATATCTCAAACCCAGTTAGCAACTTCATTAGGGGTTAAACAACCAGCTATCGCCAAAATGGAACGTGTTGATAATGACCTTAAAATCTCAACACTTAAACGCTATGTTGATGCGATAGGTGGCAAGCTTGCAATTGATATCACATTACCTAATGGTGAAAAAATAGCCCTGAATTTATGA
- the der gene encoding ribosome biogenesis GTPase Der, with the protein MIPVIALVGRPNVGKSTLFNRLTRTRDALVADFPGLTRDRKYGRAELEGEEFIIIDTGGIDGAEEGVETHMASQSLQAIQEADIVLFLVDARAGLMPADQGIAKHLRGVEKKTYLVANKTDGIDIDTALADFYSLGLGEIFPIAASHGRGVAQLIEQALLPITGKVVEEELELTEEEENAAYWAALEAEQEAQALEEEEDDFDPSTLPVKLAIVGRPNVGKSTLTNRMLGEDRVVVYDMPGTTRDSIYIPMERDEKEYIIIDTAGVRKRGKVKETVEKFSVIKTLQAIEDSNVALLVIDAREGISDQDLSLLGYILNAGRSLVIAVNKWDGMTQDDREQVKAMLDLKLGFVDFARVHFISALHGSGVGNLFESIQEAYVCATRRVGTSMLTRIMKMAEDDHQPPIVRGRRVKMKYAHAGGYNPPVVVIHGNQVTDLPDSYKRYLMNYFRRTLQVMGTPIRIQFKEGENPYADKKNKLTVSQMRKRKRLMSHLKKSK; encoded by the coding sequence ATGATACCCGTTATTGCCTTAGTAGGGCGCCCTAACGTGGGTAAATCCACGTTATTTAATCGACTAACACGCACAAGAGACGCATTAGTTGCTGATTTTCCAGGTCTCACCCGTGACCGTAAATATGGTCGAGCAGAGTTAGAAGGCGAAGAATTTATTATTATTGATACCGGTGGTATTGATGGTGCTGAAGAGGGTGTTGAAACCCATATGGCATCACAATCGCTACAGGCTATTCAAGAAGCCGACATCGTACTGTTTTTAGTTGATGCACGCGCGGGTTTGATGCCAGCAGACCAAGGTATCGCAAAACACCTTCGTGGTGTTGAGAAAAAAACGTATTTAGTTGCGAATAAAACTGACGGTATCGATATTGATACTGCATTAGCTGATTTTTATTCTTTAGGTTTAGGTGAAATCTTCCCAATCGCGGCATCTCATGGTCGTGGTGTTGCTCAACTGATTGAACAAGCACTATTACCAATTACAGGTAAAGTGGTGGAAGAAGAGCTAGAGCTGACTGAAGAAGAAGAGAATGCGGCTTACTGGGCTGCCTTAGAAGCAGAACAAGAAGCTCAAGCATTAGAAGAGGAAGAAGACGACTTCGATCCTTCTACATTACCAGTAAAATTAGCGATTGTTGGTCGTCCTAATGTTGGTAAATCAACACTGACAAACCGTATGCTTGGTGAAGATCGTGTGGTTGTTTACGATATGCCGGGTACAACGCGTGATAGTATCTATATCCCAATGGAGCGTGATGAGAAAGAATATATCATCATTGATACTGCGGGTGTTCGTAAGCGCGGTAAAGTCAAAGAAACAGTAGAAAAATTCTCTGTTATTAAAACATTACAAGCTATTGAAGACTCTAACGTTGCATTGCTGGTTATTGATGCTCGTGAAGGTATTTCAGATCAGGATCTTTCATTATTAGGTTATATCCTGAATGCAGGTCGTTCATTAGTTATTGCTGTCAATAAATGGGATGGCATGACACAAGACGATCGCGAACAAGTTAAAGCGATGCTTGATCTTAAACTGGGCTTTGTTGACTTTGCGCGTGTTCACTTTATTTCTGCATTACATGGTAGTGGCGTGGGTAATCTTTTTGAATCTATTCAAGAGGCTTATGTCTGTGCAACGCGTCGTGTAGGTACTTCTATGCTGACTCGTATCATGAAGATGGCAGAAGATGATCATCAGCCACCGATTGTTCGTGGACGCCGTGTAAAAATGAAATATGCACACGCCGGTGGTTATAATCCACCAGTTGTGGTTATTCATGGTAATCAGGTAACTGATTTACCAGATAGCTATAAGCGCTATTTGATGAACTATTTCCGTCGTACTCTGCAAGTTATGGGTACGCCGATCCGTATTCAATTTAAAGAGGGTGAAAACCCTTACGCGGATAAGAAAAATAAATTAACCGTTTCTCAAATGCGTAAACGTAAGCGTTTAATGTCACACTTGAAGAAATCGAAATAA
- the bamB gene encoding outer membrane protein assembly factor BamB translates to MQLRKTLLVGLLASALLAGCSSEQDNVTMSPLPEVQSQFTPRAVWDKSVGNGIGKYYSHLSPTWDGAVVYVADRHGLVKALEVETGKELWSQDLSIKTGFLSSNESALLSGGLTVSGTRVFVGTEKAKVYALNVEDGSIDWEADVAGEAISKPVVSDGLVLIHTSNGMLQGLDLLTGEISWTINLDTPSLSLRGESAPAVAYGAAIIGADNGRVSAVVLSQGQLIWQQNISQIKGSTEISRLSDVDITPIIDENTVYAMAYNGNLVSLDMRSGQILWKRDLGSVNDMVLLGDNLYLVDQNDRVLSVRKSDGVTLWTQEDLLHRNLTAPAIFDGYLVVGDAEGYLHWIDTNTGKFIAQNQVNSSGLLSRPQAVQDKLMIQARDGKLYLYSR, encoded by the coding sequence ATGCAACTGCGTAAAACTCTCCTGGTTGGTCTACTAGCATCTGCTTTGTTGGCAGGATGTTCTAGTGAACAGGATAATGTGACAATGTCTCCATTGCCTGAGGTGCAGAGCCAATTTACACCTAGAGCTGTTTGGGACAAATCAGTTGGAAATGGTATTGGTAAATACTATTCTCACTTGTCACCAACATGGGATGGCGCAGTTGTTTATGTCGCTGATCGCCATGGTTTAGTTAAAGCATTAGAGGTAGAAACAGGTAAAGAGCTTTGGTCACAAGATCTCTCTATTAAAACGGGTTTTCTTTCATCCAATGAGTCTGCATTACTTTCTGGTGGATTAACCGTTTCAGGTACTCGCGTTTTTGTGGGAACTGAAAAAGCGAAAGTATATGCACTGAACGTTGAGGATGGCTCCATTGATTGGGAAGCTGATGTTGCTGGTGAAGCCATTTCAAAACCTGTTGTTAGTGATGGTTTAGTCCTTATTCATACCAGTAACGGCATGTTGCAAGGACTTGACTTATTAACGGGTGAGATTTCGTGGACTATTAACTTAGATACTCCATCATTATCTCTGCGTGGTGAGTCTGCACCTGCTGTTGCTTATGGTGCGGCTATCATTGGTGCAGATAATGGTCGTGTCAGTGCAGTTGTTCTTTCTCAAGGACAATTAATTTGGCAACAAAATATTTCACAAATTAAAGGCTCTACTGAAATTAGCCGATTAAGTGATGTGGATATCACGCCGATTATTGATGAAAATACCGTTTATGCAATGGCATATAACGGTAACTTAGTTAGCCTTGATATGCGTTCTGGACAAATCCTTTGGAAACGCGATTTAGGCTCAGTCAATGATATGGTGCTGTTAGGTGATAATCTTTACCTTGTTGACCAAAATGACCGAGTTTTATCTGTTCGTAAATCTGATGGTGTGACATTATGGACACAAGAAGATTTACTGCATCGTAATTTAACCGCACCAGCTATTTTTGATGGCTATTTAGTGGTTGGCGATGCAGAAGGTTATCTCCATTGGATTGATACCAACACAGGTAAATTCATTGCACAAAACCAAGTGAACAGTTCAGGTTTATTAAGTCGCCCTCAAGCAGTACAAGATAAACTGATGATCCAAGCTCGTGACGGTAAGCTTTATCTTTATAGTCGGTAA
- a CDS encoding YfgM family protein, translating into MEVYSTENEQVDAIKQFFKNYGLTIVLAAVIGFGGVFGWKYWQSHQTNRLQESAGAFATVSEALAKPTPENIALAEKFVTDTNDIYGALASLELAQIAIDANDLVSGERHLTNAVAKVKNDAFADMLNLRLARVQLALDKTDAALVSLEQVKGKAWNGMKNYIRGDVLAKKGDNAGATTAYRSALTDENAGAIRSLVELKLNNLSN; encoded by the coding sequence GTGGAAGTTTATAGCACCGAAAACGAACAAGTTGATGCAATTAAACAATTCTTTAAAAACTACGGTTTAACTATCGTTTTAGCCGCTGTTATTGGTTTTGGTGGTGTGTTTGGTTGGAAATACTGGCAATCGCATCAAACAAATCGTCTGCAAGAAAGTGCGGGTGCTTTTGCAACAGTCAGTGAGGCACTTGCTAAACCTACACCTGAAAATATTGCATTAGCTGAAAAATTTGTTACCGATACGAATGATATCTATGGCGCTTTAGCTTCATTAGAGCTTGCTCAAATCGCTATCGATGCTAATGATTTAGTCAGCGGTGAACGTCATCTAACTAATGCTGTAGCAAAAGTAAAAAATGACGCATTTGCAGATATGCTTAATCTTCGTTTAGCTCGCGTACAATTAGCATTAGATAAAACAGATGCTGCTTTAGTTTCGTTAGAGCAAGTGAAAGGCAAAGCATGGAATGGAATGAAAAATTATATCCGTGGTGATGTCTTAGCGAAAAAAGGCGATAACGCAGGTGCAACAACCGCTTATCGTAGCGCATTAACTGATGAAAATGCGGGTGCTATTCGCTCACTGGTTGAACTTAAACTCAATAATTTATCCAATTAA
- the hisS gene encoding histidine--tRNA ligase has translation MAQKIQAIRGMNDYLPADTRVWQKIENTLKQILAGYGFSEIRTPIVEHTPLFQRAIGEVTDVVEKEMYTFTDRGEDAQSLTLRPENTAGCVRAGIEHGLLYNQEQRLWYLGPMFRYERPQKGRYRQFHQLGAEVFGLQGPDIDAELIMLTARWWKALGIAEHVTLELNSIGSLEARANYREALVAFLEQHVDKLDEDCKRRMYSNPLRVLDSKNPEIQTLLNDAPELFDYLDDESRAHFDGLCALLDAVGITYRVNQRLVRGLDYYNRTVFEWVTSALGSQGTVCAGGRYDGLVKQLGGHPTPAVGFAMGMERMILLVQAVNPEFVADTNVADVYLASFGDKSQSAALMLAEEIRDQLPTLRLMTNHGNGNFKKQLGRADKQGAKIALILGEDEINAGTVAVKDLRSGEQTIVARNELAQQLTLLLG, from the coding sequence GTGGCACAAAAAATCCAAGCCATTCGTGGTATGAACGACTATCTACCTGCTGACACTCGTGTATGGCAGAAAATTGAAAATACGCTAAAACAAATTTTAGCGGGTTACGGCTTTAGTGAAATCAGAACACCTATCGTAGAGCATACCCCTCTATTTCAGCGAGCAATTGGTGAAGTGACCGATGTTGTTGAAAAAGAAATGTATACTTTTACCGATCGCGGTGAAGATGCCCAAAGCCTGACATTACGCCCAGAAAATACAGCAGGTTGTGTTCGCGCAGGTATCGAGCATGGTTTACTTTATAACCAAGAACAACGTTTATGGTATTTAGGGCCAATGTTCCGTTATGAGCGTCCTCAAAAAGGTCGTTATCGTCAATTCCACCAGTTAGGTGCTGAAGTGTTTGGTCTACAAGGCCCAGACATTGATGCCGAATTAATTATGTTAACTGCGCGCTGGTGGAAAGCGTTAGGTATCGCAGAGCACGTAACATTAGAACTTAACTCTATTGGTTCCTTAGAAGCGCGTGCTAATTATCGTGAAGCGTTAGTAGCTTTCTTAGAGCAGCATGTTGATAAGTTAGATGAAGACTGCAAACGTCGTATGTATTCTAACCCATTACGTGTTTTAGACTCAAAAAATCCAGAAATTCAGACTTTATTGAATGATGCGCCTGAACTTTTCGATTATCTTGATGACGAATCAAGAGCGCACTTTGATGGTCTTTGTGCTTTATTAGATGCTGTCGGTATTACATACCGTGTTAATCAGCGTTTAGTTCGCGGTTTAGATTATTATAACCGTACTGTTTTTGAGTGGGTTACTAGTGCATTAGGTTCACAAGGAACAGTGTGTGCAGGTGGCCGTTATGATGGTCTTGTGAAGCAACTTGGTGGACATCCAACACCTGCTGTAGGTTTTGCAATGGGTATGGAGCGCATGATTTTATTGGTTCAAGCGGTTAACCCTGAATTTGTTGCAGATACCAATGTGGCTGATGTTTATCTTGCTTCATTTGGCGATAAGAGCCAAAGCGCAGCATTAATGCTGGCTGAAGAAATTCGTGATCAATTACCAACATTACGTTTAATGACGAATCATGGTAATGGTAACTTTAAAAAGCAGTTAGGGCGAGCTGATAAACAAGGCGCTAAAATTGCGCTGATTTTAGGCGAAGATGAAATTAATGCCGGCACTGTTGCAGTGAAAGATTTGCGTTCAGGGGAACAAACAATCGTTGCTCGCAATGAGCTCGCTCAGCAATTGACTTTGTTATTAGGTTAA
- the ispG gene encoding flavodoxin-dependent (E)-4-hydroxy-3-methylbut-2-enyl-diphosphate synthase, with translation MHKESPIIRRKSTRIYVGNVPIGDGAPIAVQSMTNTRTTDVEATVRQIKSLERVGVDIVRVSVPTMDAAEAFKLIKQQVNVPLVADIHFDYRIALKVAEYGVDCLRINPGNIGSEERIRQVVDCARHNNIPIRIGVNGGSLEKDIQEKYGEPTPEALVESAMRHVDILDKLNFEQFKVSVKASDVFLAVDSYRLLAKKIDQPLHLGITEAGGARAGSVKSAIGLGILLSEGIGDTLRISLAADPVEEVKVGFDILKSLRIRSRGINFIACPTCSRQEFDVIGTVNELEQRLEDIITPMDVSIIGCVVNGPGEAEVSTLGVTGAKTRSGFYEDGVRQKERLDNVNMIDLLEAKIRAKASMLDDSMRININQLDK, from the coding sequence ATGCATAAAGAATCACCTATTATTCGTCGCAAATCGACACGAATTTATGTGGGTAATGTACCTATTGGCGATGGTGCTCCTATCGCGGTACAGTCGATGACGAATACACGAACGACAGACGTAGAAGCGACTGTTCGCCAGATAAAGTCTCTGGAACGTGTAGGGGTGGATATTGTTCGCGTTTCTGTACCGACAATGGATGCTGCGGAAGCATTCAAATTAATTAAGCAGCAAGTTAATGTACCTTTAGTTGCTGATATTCACTTTGATTATCGTATTGCATTAAAAGTCGCTGAATATGGCGTTGATTGTTTACGTATCAATCCGGGGAATATTGGTAGTGAAGAGCGTATTCGCCAAGTCGTTGATTGCGCTCGTCATAACAATATTCCTATTCGTATTGGTGTAAACGGCGGTTCACTTGAAAAAGATATTCAAGAGAAATACGGCGAGCCAACACCAGAAGCATTAGTTGAATCAGCAATGCGCCATGTAGATATCCTTGATAAGCTGAATTTTGAACAGTTTAAAGTCAGTGTAAAAGCTTCTGATGTTTTCCTTGCTGTTGATTCATACCGCTTATTAGCGAAAAAAATAGATCAGCCACTGCATCTTGGGATCACTGAAGCGGGTGGCGCAAGAGCAGGATCGGTTAAATCTGCGATTGGTCTTGGGATCTTATTATCAGAAGGTATCGGCGATACATTAAGGATTTCATTAGCTGCAGATCCGGTTGAAGAAGTTAAAGTAGGTTTTGATATTCTCAAATCCTTACGTATTCGCTCTCGCGGAATTAACTTTATTGCTTGTCCAACGTGTTCACGCCAAGAATTTGATGTTATTGGAACAGTCAATGAATTAGAGCAGCGTCTGGAAGATATCATCACACCTATGGATGTTTCCATTATTGGTTGTGTGGTTAATGGACCAGGTGAAGCTGAAGTTTCAACGTTAGGTGTAACGGGCGCTAAAACACGTAGTGGTTTTTATGAAGATGGCGTGAGACAAAAAGAGCGTCTTGATAACGTTAATATGATTGATTTATTAGAAGCAAAAATTCGCGCTAAGGCATCAATGCTTGATGACAGTATGCGTATAAATATAAATCAATTGGACAAATAA
- the rodZ gene encoding cytoskeleton protein RodZ: MNTENKTEEVKLTAGQLLRQAREKVGLTQQTVADRLCLKLSTVREIETDSVSSDIAPTFLRGYMRSYAKLVGVPEKDILGFIDQQAPVKQIRMTTTQNYSLGKRHKKREGWLMKLTWVILIVMVALVGVWWWQGHQADQQELVSMASQDIGQNSTQENTNTIDSPLATLDNTPTSEGDNLQVPASPLADNQANNVAISPTTETTSPAPTEVRTVPLPVSPLTTSTTSRANSAQESTSSEAPAIANQLVLMFDGECWLEVRNAQNKVLFNGIKKAGDRLEFDGEQPYKLKIGAPSVTRLQFNGESVDLSRFTGKIAKITVPSA; the protein is encoded by the coding sequence ATGAATACTGAAAACAAAACCGAAGAAGTGAAATTAACAGCAGGTCAACTTTTACGCCAGGCACGAGAAAAGGTGGGGCTAACACAACAAACTGTTGCTGATCGACTTTGTTTGAAGTTATCAACAGTTCGCGAAATTGAAACAGACTCCGTTTCTTCTGATATTGCACCAACATTTTTACGCGGATATATGCGTTCTTACGCTAAGTTAGTCGGCGTTCCTGAAAAAGACATCCTTGGTTTTATCGACCAACAAGCTCCTGTCAAACAAATTAGAATGACAACCACACAAAATTACTCATTAGGCAAACGTCATAAAAAACGTGAAGGTTGGCTGATGAAACTCACATGGGTGATTTTGATTGTTATGGTTGCTCTTGTCGGTGTTTGGTGGTGGCAAGGTCATCAGGCTGATCAACAAGAATTAGTCTCTATGGCATCTCAAGACATAGGGCAAAACAGTACTCAAGAAAACACCAACACGATAGATTCTCCTTTAGCAACCTTAGATAATACGCCAACATCTGAAGGTGATAATTTACAAGTACCTGCGTCGCCATTAGCTGATAATCAGGCAAATAATGTCGCTATATCGCCAACGACTGAAACGACGTCACCAGCACCAACAGAAGTGAGAACGGTTCCATTACCTGTATCACCTCTAACAACATCAACAACTTCTCGTGCAAATTCAGCACAAGAATCTACCTCATCAGAAGCTCCGGCTATTGCGAATCAATTGGTTCTTATGTTTGATGGTGAATGTTGGTTAGAAGTTCGTAATGCTCAAAATAAAGTCTTATTTAATGGTATTAAGAAAGCGGGTGATCGTTTGGAATTTGATGGTGAGCAACCTTATAAACTAAAAATAGGCGCACCTTCTGTTACTCGCTTACAGTTTAATGGTGAATCAGTTGACTTAAGCCGTTTTACTGGAAAAATAGCAAAAATAACAGTGCCGAGCGCTTAA
- a CDS encoding bifunctional tRNA (adenosine(37)-C2)-methyltransferase TrmG/ribosomal RNA large subunit methyltransferase RlmN: MTQSTTPAPSASVAVSKENTVNQKTKINLLDLNRKQMRELFVSMGEKPFRADQIMKWMYHYCYDDFDQMTDINKVLRNKLKEIAEIKAPEVSEEQRSTDGTIKWAIKVGDQQVETVYIPEDDRATLCVSSQVGCALECKFCSTAQQGFNRNLKVSEIIGQVWRAAKIIGSLKETGRRPITNVVMMGMGEPLLNLNNVIPALEIMMDDFGFGLSKRRVTVSTSGVVPALDKLGDAVDVALAISLHAPTDEIRDEIVPINKKYNIEMFLEGVRRYIAKSNANQGRVTIEYVMLDHINDSTDQAHQLAELLKDTPCKINLIPWNPFPGAPYGRSSNSRIDRFSKVLMEYGFTTIVRKTRGDDIDAACGQLAGDVIDRTKRTLKKRQQGELISVKAV, encoded by the coding sequence ATGACCCAATCTACCACCCCAGCGCCAAGCGCTTCTGTCGCTGTTTCTAAAGAAAATACTGTGAATCAAAAAACTAAAATTAATCTGTTAGATTTAAATCGTAAACAGATGCGTGAGCTTTTTGTCTCTATGGGCGAAAAACCTTTCCGTGCTGACCAAATTATGAAGTGGATGTACCACTACTGTTATGACGATTTTGATCAAATGACAGATATCAACAAGGTGTTACGCAATAAATTAAAAGAAATTGCTGAAATTAAAGCACCTGAAGTTTCTGAAGAACAACGTTCAACAGATGGCACGATTAAATGGGCAATTAAAGTTGGTGATCAACAAGTAGAAACTGTGTATATCCCAGAAGATGATCGCGCAACATTATGTGTTTCTTCACAAGTTGGTTGTGCTTTAGAGTGCAAATTCTGTTCAACTGCACAGCAAGGTTTTAACCGTAACTTGAAAGTGTCTGAAATTATTGGGCAAGTTTGGCGTGCCGCTAAAATTATTGGCTCATTAAAAGAGACAGGCCGTCGTCCTATTACTAACGTTGTTATGATGGGAATGGGGGAGCCATTACTGAATTTAAATAATGTTATTCCAGCACTTGAAATCATGATGGATGATTTCGGTTTTGGTCTATCTAAACGTCGAGTCACTGTTTCTACATCAGGTGTTGTGCCTGCATTAGATAAACTAGGTGATGCGGTTGATGTAGCTTTAGCCATTTCATTACATGCACCAACTGATGAAATTCGTGATGAGATCGTTCCAATTAACAAGAAATATAATATTGAAATGTTTCTTGAAGGTGTTCGCCGCTATATTGCTAAATCAAATGCGAACCAAGGGCGAGTGACTATTGAGTATGTCATGCTTGATCATATTAATGACAGCACAGATCAAGCTCATCAATTAGCTGAACTTTTAAAAGACACGCCATGTAAAATTAACTTAATTCCATGGAACCCGTTCCCGGGTGCGCCATACGGACGTAGTTCTAATAGCCGAATTGACCGTTTCTCTAAAGTATTAATGGAATATGGCTTTACGACAATCGTGCGTAAAACGCGTGGCGATGATATCGATGCGGCTTGTGGGCAATTAGCGGGTGATGTTATTGACCGTACAAAACGCACACTGAAAAAACGCCAACAAGGTGAACTAATTTCAGTAAAAGCAGTCTGA
- the ndk gene encoding nucleoside-diphosphate kinase, with protein MAIQRTFSIIKPNAVKKNVIGAIYHRFESAGFSIIGAKMLHLTREQAEGFYEEHKGRPFFDGLVEFMTSGPIMVQVLEGENAIQRHRDLMGATNPDNALAGTLRADYADSFTENAVHGSDSEASAAREIAYFFTENEVCAR; from the coding sequence ATGGCTATTCAGCGCACATTTTCTATTATCAAACCAAACGCAGTGAAAAAAAATGTTATCGGTGCTATCTATCACCGTTTTGAAAGCGCAGGCTTTAGCATCATTGGTGCTAAAATGCTGCATTTAACGCGCGAACAAGCTGAAGGCTTTTATGAAGAACACAAAGGCCGTCCTTTCTTTGACGGTTTAGTTGAATTTATGACTTCGGGCCCAATCATGGTTCAAGTGTTAGAAGGCGAAAACGCGATCCAACGTCACCGTGATCTGATGGGTGCAACTAATCCAGACAACGCATTAGCGGGTACATTACGTGCTGACTACGCTGATAGCTTTACTGAAAATGCGGTACACGGTTCAGATTCAGAAGCTTCTGCTGCTCGCGAAATTGCATACTTCTTCACTGAAAATGAAGTTTGCGCGCGCTAA